In Desulfobulbaceae bacterium, the following proteins share a genomic window:
- the gloB gene encoding hydroxyacylglutathione hydrolase, with translation MDITIIESLTDNYIFASLNTKTNEAFCVDPGEAKPLLSWLSAHSAKLSHILCTHHHLDHTAGIRALVQRFPEVEVIGASDSGRIPNQNRVVKPGEKFILFGQECKVLDVHAHTRAHIAYHFPASYDLFSGDTIFAGTCGAIFEGTLTDMLSALKKIRSLPAETKIWCAHEYSLMYLTNASRVEPWNEETKTRLQIIHNLRQQQRPTVPLLLSDEILTNIYLHWDHPHWRQKHRTTTDMELFKIIAEIDS, from the coding sequence ATGGATATTACGATAATAGAATCTCTTACCGACAACTATATCTTTGCCTCATTAAACACCAAAACCAACGAGGCTTTTTGTGTTGATCCCGGAGAAGCAAAACCTCTCCTTTCCTGGCTAAGCGCCCATTCAGCAAAACTCTCGCATATCTTGTGTACCCATCACCATCTAGACCACACAGCCGGAATTCGCGCCCTCGTGCAGCGCTTCCCAGAAGTCGAAGTGATCGGCGCAAGCGATTCAGGACGTATTCCAAATCAAAACCGGGTGGTTAAGCCAGGTGAAAAATTCATCCTTTTTGGTCAAGAATGTAAAGTACTTGATGTTCATGCACATACCCGTGCTCATATCGCATATCATTTTCCAGCCAGTTATGATCTTTTTTCCGGAGACACTATTTTTGCCGGCACCTGCGGGGCTATCTTTGAAGGGACGCTCACCGACATGCTCAGTGCGCTCAAAAAAATTAGATCCTTGCCGGCGGAAACAAAAATTTGGTGTGCGCATGAGTATAGCCTAATGTACCTTACCAACGCCTCACGGGTTGAACCGTGGAATGAGGAGACCAAGACCCGATTACAGATCATCCATAACCTTCGGCAGCAGCAGAGGCCAACAGTTCCTCTTTTATTATCTGACGAAATCCTCACCAACATTTACCTCCATTGGGATCATCCTCACTGGAGACAAAAACACCGCACCACTACCGACATGGAACTATTTAAAATAATAGCCGAAATTGACAGCTAA
- a CDS encoding DUF4156 domain-containing protein produces the protein MSCVEDTGNFFKERVVMWKLTTVSAVILLAVSSCTWVKLSHNGDNVRVVATSEVQGCKSIGQTKVSVRDTFVGDLKRDEGKVARELMTLGRNSAAEMGGDTLTVASEVINGERSFSVYKCMP, from the coding sequence ATGTCCTGTGTGGAAGATACGGGAAATTTTTTTAAGGAGAGAGTCGTTATGTGGAAATTAACAACTGTATCAGCTGTAATCCTCTTGGCAGTGAGTAGCTGCACCTGGGTTAAATTGAGCCACAACGGAGATAATGTGCGGGTGGTGGCAACATCTGAAGTGCAGGGATGTAAAAGTATCGGCCAGACAAAGGTCTCAGTGAGAGACACCTTTGTCGGCGATCTTAAGCGTGATGAAGGAAAGGTGGCGCGCGAGTTGATGACCCTTGGCCGAAACAGCGCGGCCGAGATGGGGGGAGATACTCTGACGGTCGCTTCTGAAGTTATTAATGGAGAGCGATCGTTCAGTGTTTACAAGTGTATGCCGTAA
- a CDS encoding glutamine synthetase type III encodes MAQSLPTLFGSNVFNFRAMKERLPKETYKALRQTIDMGTSLQPEVAAVVANAMKDWAIEKGASHYTHWFQPLTGITAEKHDSFISPTSDGGVIMEFSGKQLIQGEPDASSFPSGGLRATFEARGYTAWDCTSPAFLKEDEVGDVTLCIPTAFCSYTGQALDKKTPLLRAMEAVSKQALRVLQAMGNTTSVRVTSTVGAEQEYFLIDQDLLAERLDLLSCGRTLFGAPAPKGQELEDQYFGAIKDRVSAYIKDLDIELWKMGIASKTKHNEVAPGQFEMAPVFATTNIATDHNQLVMETMQKMALRHGMVCLLHEKPFAGVNGSGKHNNWSLSTDDGINLLEPGSTPADNAQFLVFVCAMLRAVDTHADILRGTCGSAGNDHRLGANEAPPAIISVFLGDELYDVFDRVAKGEKNCKGGICKSLNIGVDSLPELPKDNTDRNRTSPFAFTGNKFEFRMVGSSQSIAGPNVALNTIAAEALDEIATRLEKAKDVNAEIVAFLKETLEKHGRIVFNGNNYSEDWASEAEKRKLPNVKTAIDAFKAFITPKAIKMFGAYKVLSKEELHSRYDIYVEQYAKQINIEAQTSIQMVKRLYIPSVITFMTELGNSINVTGKYSSVQKDLLAQAGALLESAAKNVVKLEDETNKAKAIDKVDKQAAAYRDKVAVVMSKLRADIDALEAITPADLWPVPTYSDLLFTL; translated from the coding sequence ATGGCTCAGTCGCTTCCAACTTTATTTGGGAGCAATGTCTTTAATTTCAGGGCAATGAAGGAACGCCTGCCAAAAGAGACCTATAAGGCGTTGCGTCAGACTATAGATATGGGAACTTCCCTGCAGCCCGAGGTGGCTGCGGTGGTAGCCAATGCCATGAAGGATTGGGCGATTGAAAAGGGTGCCTCCCACTATACCCATTGGTTTCAGCCGCTGACCGGCATCACCGCCGAGAAGCATGATTCTTTTATTTCGCCGACCAGCGATGGTGGTGTGATCATGGAGTTCTCTGGCAAGCAGCTTATCCAGGGCGAGCCGGATGCCTCATCTTTTCCCAGTGGAGGACTGCGCGCTACTTTTGAAGCCCGGGGATATACCGCCTGGGACTGTACTTCACCGGCCTTCCTCAAGGAGGACGAAGTTGGCGATGTCACTTTGTGCATCCCCACGGCTTTTTGTTCCTACACGGGTCAAGCCCTAGATAAAAAAACTCCCCTGCTTCGTGCCATGGAGGCAGTTTCCAAGCAGGCATTGCGTGTACTGCAGGCCATGGGTAACACCACGTCCGTCAGGGTAACTTCAACGGTTGGGGCTGAGCAGGAGTATTTTCTTATTGATCAGGATCTTCTCGCTGAGCGCTTGGATCTGCTTTCTTGTGGTCGGACTTTATTCGGCGCTCCTGCTCCGAAGGGTCAGGAGCTGGAAGACCAGTACTTCGGCGCCATCAAGGATCGGGTTTCAGCCTATATTAAGGATCTGGATATAGAGCTGTGGAAAATGGGGATCGCCTCAAAAACCAAGCACAATGAGGTTGCCCCTGGCCAGTTTGAAATGGCTCCGGTATTTGCAACCACCAATATCGCCACCGACCACAATCAGTTGGTCATGGAGACTATGCAGAAGATGGCCCTCCGCCATGGCATGGTCTGCCTGCTTCATGAGAAGCCCTTTGCTGGAGTCAATGGTTCTGGTAAGCACAATAACTGGTCATTGAGCACTGATGATGGCATTAATCTTCTTGAGCCAGGAAGTACTCCGGCTGATAACGCTCAGTTCTTGGTCTTTGTCTGTGCCATGCTTAGGGCGGTGGATACTCATGCTGACATCCTTCGCGGCACCTGCGGGAGTGCGGGAAATGATCATCGGTTGGGCGCCAACGAGGCTCCCCCTGCCATCATCTCTGTCTTTTTGGGTGATGAACTTTATGACGTTTTTGATAGGGTCGCTAAGGGAGAAAAAAACTGCAAAGGCGGAATCTGTAAGTCCCTTAATATCGGTGTTGATTCCTTGCCGGAGTTGCCGAAGGACAACACTGACCGTAACCGGACCTCGCCCTTTGCTTTTACCGGCAATAAGTTTGAATTTCGGATGGTCGGTTCGTCTCAGTCCATAGCTGGACCCAATGTTGCGCTCAATACCATTGCCGCCGAGGCCTTGGATGAAATCGCTACCCGCTTGGAGAAGGCCAAGGATGTTAATGCCGAGATTGTGGCTTTTCTTAAGGAGACCCTTGAGAAGCATGGTCGAATCGTATTTAACGGCAATAACTATTCAGAGGACTGGGCGAGCGAAGCAGAGAAGCGCAAATTGCCCAATGTCAAGACCGCAATCGATGCCTTTAAGGCCTTTATTACCCCCAAGGCTATAAAAATGTTTGGGGCGTATAAGGTATTGAGCAAAGAGGAGTTGCACTCCCGTTATGACATTTATGTCGAGCAGTACGCCAAGCAAATCAATATCGAAGCTCAAACTTCTATTCAAATGGTCAAGCGGTTGTATATCCCGTCGGTAATTACTTTTATGACCGAATTGGGCAATTCGATCAATGTGACCGGGAAATACTCTTCTGTGCAGAAGGATCTCCTGGCCCAGGCCGGGGCACTACTTGAGTCAGCCGCAAAAAACGTGGTGAAGCTTGAGGATGAGACCAACAAGGCCAAGGCCATTGATAAGGTTGACAAGCAGGCTGCGGCTTATCGCGATAAGGTGGCAGTTGTCATGTCCAAACTGCGTGCCGATATCGATGCCCTTGAAGCCATCACCCCTGCCGATCTTTGGCCGGTGCCGACCTATAGCGATCTGTTGTTCACGCTGTAA
- a CDS encoding acylphosphatase — protein MAMVRIQAIVRGRVQGVLFRDYTVKEAGRFGLSGWVRNREDGTVETEFQGDAEEVALMVNWLRQGSPLSQVTGVDTASAKVNPEESGFMVRY, from the coding sequence ATGGCCATGGTTCGAATCCAGGCTATCGTAAGAGGCCGGGTGCAAGGGGTATTATTTCGAGATTATACAGTGAAAGAGGCAGGCCGGTTTGGTTTGAGCGGCTGGGTGCGGAATCGAGAGGATGGCACGGTGGAGACCGAGTTCCAGGGGGACGCCGAGGAGGTTGCGCTTATGGTGAACTGGCTGCGCCAGGGGTCTCCTCTGTCTCAGGTCACCGGGGTTGACACGGCTTCGGCCAAGGTGAACCCTGAGGAGTCCGGGTTTATGGTCAGATATTGA
- a CDS encoding GNAT family N-acetyltransferase, producing the protein MKNTMNHFQFVHSEEQVAAVVRLAHEIWQEHYVPIIGQKQVDYMVAKFQSAHSIIAQLSDTYEYYLVSHQGQDLGYVAIVPDRTGPTLMLSKIYILKSARGLGLEKQTLYFVEDLYFQRGINQIWLSVNKYGLDAIAWYARMGFRNAGPTRQGIGEGFVMDDFRLVKTITIPVSVRDAP; encoded by the coding sequence ATGAAGAATACGATGAACCATTTCCAGTTCGTTCACTCAGAAGAACAAGTAGCCGCCGTCGTACGCCTCGCCCACGAAATTTGGCAGGAACATTACGTCCCCATCATCGGTCAAAAACAAGTTGACTACATGGTAGCGAAATTTCAAAGCGCGCATTCAATTATTGCGCAACTCAGCGACACATATGAGTATTACCTTGTTTCTCATCAAGGACAAGACCTTGGCTATGTAGCCATCGTTCCAGACAGAACCGGACCAACCCTGATGTTAAGCAAGATCTATATCTTGAAGTCAGCGCGCGGCCTTGGCCTAGAAAAACAGACCTTATATTTTGTGGAAGACTTATATTTTCAGCGGGGAATCAATCAGATATGGTTGTCAGTTAACAAGTACGGTCTCGACGCGATTGCTTGGTACGCACGGATGGGGTTCAGAAATGCAGGGCCGACCCGTCAGGGCATCGGCGAAGGTTTTGTCATGGACGACTTCCGGCTGGTTAAGACGATCACCATACCGGTATCGGTTCGTGATGCGCCGTAA
- a CDS encoding YkgJ family cysteine cluster protein has product MISDIYTIFVEESAGIDFACRSGCSTCCTRSVNLTTAEGRLIVDFLHKTGKGLPDLPRDQVLLRPTLTGNGLASLYLSGKEFEPEAEAPWLFEPCFFLQDNLCTIYPVRPFACRSFNSTVICAQSEVAEAPDWLITLAIVTNQLLEDLDRGGWWGNLADVLSFLDATNEETASMAAQERLLPTQPLPGLLVVPQERPLINRFLVKVRERTGYTPASLSVTGTDTLS; this is encoded by the coding sequence ATGATATCAGACATTTATACCATCTTCGTCGAGGAATCGGCAGGTATTGATTTTGCCTGCCGGTCGGGATGCTCCACCTGCTGTACCAGGAGTGTCAATCTGACCACCGCCGAAGGGCGGTTGATTGTCGATTTTCTGCACAAGACCGGCAAAGGCCTGCCGGACCTGCCCAGAGACCAGGTGTTACTGCGTCCTACCCTGACCGGTAATGGACTGGCCAGCCTCTATCTCTCCGGCAAAGAGTTTGAACCGGAGGCAGAGGCGCCCTGGTTGTTTGAGCCTTGCTTTTTCCTTCAAGACAACCTCTGCACCATCTACCCCGTACGTCCTTTTGCCTGCCGGAGCTTCAATTCCACGGTCATATGCGCCCAATCGGAGGTAGCCGAGGCGCCGGATTGGCTCATTACTCTGGCCATTGTGACCAACCAACTCCTGGAAGACCTGGATCGCGGCGGATGGTGGGGCAACTTAGCCGATGTCCTCTCCTTTCTCGACGCCACAAACGAGGAAACCGCAAGTATGGCAGCCCAGGAACGTTTGCTCCCGACCCAACCCTTACCCGGACTCCTGGTTGTGCCGCAGGAACGCCCCCTGATCAACCGATTCCTCGTCAAGGTCCGGGAGCGAACCGGCTATACCCCGGCATCTCTCAGCGTTACCGGTACAGACACCTTGAGCTAA
- the ligA gene encoding NAD-dependent DNA ligase LigA — MSATAKELARQRLALLRQQLNYHAYQYYVLDDPEIADSEYDAYFQDLLSIEEQYPDLITPDSPSQRVGAPPLAQFQQVPHRIPMLSLENAFNAADVAAFEERILRYLKSSEPLIYVAEPKLDGLAVELVYQDGVLVIGSTRGDGEVGEDITLNLKTIPSIPLRLRAASPPALLEVRGEVFLPIAGFEALNAQRQAAGESLFANPRNAAAGSLRQLNPQIASSRPLDFFCYGVADPTQTPCLGQSELLDYLRSLGFKINPHRISCPGIAAVVTSFESLASLRQNLPYDIDGMVVKVDSFNLQQRLGNKARSPRWAIAWKFEATQVTTRLQDIEFAVGRTGAVTPIAILEPVHVGGVVVSRATLHNEGEIRRKDLRLGDMVLVQRAGDVIPEVVRSIAEQRTGNERAIEMPLQCPSCDHELVRLPGEAVARCPSTLCPAQRVRALRHYVGKAGLDIDGLGGKAVEQLYEHGLVRDIPDLYALTAADLVQLEGWAEKSAEKAVSAINASLLVGLSRFLSALGIRFVGEVTAHVLASRFGSLAAIRGARLEDLLDIEGVGEQSAKSLVQYFIDPRVDAMLNRLQGYGLILHVDTQEPAALTGAVFVFTGTLVTFSRDEAKSRVKALGAQVVSSVGKKVTHVVCGEGSGSKRKKAAELGLRIVEEKEFLGMLQVSSVETKIEEV; from the coding sequence TGATGATCCTGAAATCGCAGATAGTGAGTATGATGCCTATTTTCAGGACCTTTTAAGCATTGAGGAACAGTATCCCGATCTGATCACCCCTGACTCGCCCAGTCAACGGGTGGGCGCCCCTCCTCTTGCTCAATTCCAGCAGGTCCCTCACCGGATACCTATGCTTAGCCTTGAAAACGCCTTTAACGCCGCAGATGTGGCTGCTTTTGAAGAGCGTATTCTGCGGTATTTGAAAAGTTCCGAGCCATTGATCTATGTGGCCGAACCTAAGCTTGACGGCTTGGCAGTTGAGTTAGTCTATCAGGATGGCGTGTTGGTGATTGGTTCCACCCGGGGGGATGGTGAGGTTGGAGAGGATATAACCTTAAATCTCAAAACTATTCCTTCTATTCCTCTTCGGTTGCGGGCAGCTTCTCCGCCAGCGCTGCTCGAGGTGAGGGGTGAGGTTTTTTTGCCGATTGCCGGGTTCGAGGCCTTGAATGCTCAGCGTCAAGCCGCTGGAGAATCCCTTTTTGCCAACCCCCGAAATGCTGCTGCCGGATCTTTGCGCCAATTGAACCCTCAGATTGCTTCGTCTCGTCCCCTTGATTTTTTTTGTTACGGGGTAGCAGATCCCACCCAAACACCATGTCTGGGGCAATCTGAATTGTTGGACTACCTTCGCTCCTTGGGTTTCAAGATCAATCCTCACCGAATTTCCTGCCCGGGAATCGCTGCGGTGGTGACCTCATTTGAATCTCTCGCCTCTTTGCGCCAAAATTTGCCCTATGATATTGACGGGATGGTGGTTAAAGTCGATTCTTTCAACTTGCAACAACGTCTGGGCAATAAGGCACGTTCTCCTCGTTGGGCGATTGCCTGGAAGTTCGAGGCCACCCAGGTAACAACCCGTCTCCAAGATATCGAATTTGCAGTAGGCCGCACCGGTGCGGTAACGCCCATCGCCATACTTGAACCGGTCCATGTGGGCGGGGTGGTGGTCAGTCGCGCCACCTTGCACAATGAGGGAGAGATCCGCCGCAAGGATCTTCGCCTGGGGGATATGGTCCTGGTTCAGCGGGCCGGCGATGTGATCCCAGAAGTTGTCAGGTCGATTGCGGAGCAGCGCACAGGCAATGAACGGGCAATTGAGATGCCTTTGCAATGTCCGAGCTGTGATCATGAGTTGGTGCGATTGCCCGGGGAGGCCGTTGCTCGATGTCCAAGCACACTGTGTCCTGCCCAGCGAGTCAGAGCGCTGAGGCACTATGTGGGCAAGGCTGGACTTGATATTGATGGCCTGGGTGGGAAAGCGGTTGAGCAACTGTATGAGCATGGCTTGGTGCGTGACATTCCAGATCTCTATGCGCTGACTGCCGCAGATTTGGTTCAATTGGAGGGTTGGGCGGAAAAATCGGCAGAGAAGGCAGTTTCGGCCATTAATGCCAGCCTGCTCGTGGGGTTGTCTCGATTTTTATCGGCATTGGGAATTCGTTTTGTGGGAGAAGTGACCGCACACGTGTTGGCCAGCCGTTTTGGTTCGTTGGCAGCGATTAGGGGCGCGCGGCTTGAGGATCTGCTCGATATTGAGGGGGTGGGGGAGCAGTCTGCCAAGAGTCTGGTTCAGTACTTTATCGATCCTCGTGTTGATGCCATGTTGAATCGATTACAGGGATACGGTTTAATTCTTCATGTTGACACCCAGGAACCAGCTGCCTTGACCGGAGCGGTTTTTGTCTTTACCGGCACTTTGGTCACTTTTTCCAGGGATGAGGCCAAGAGCCGAGTGAAGGCCCTGGGAGCTCAAGTGGTCTCTTCGGTGGGTAAAAAGGTCACTCATGTGGTGTGCGGGGAGGGCTCGGGCAGCAAGCGAAAAAAGGCCGCAGAGTTAGGTCTGCGGATTGTCGAGGAGAAAGAGTTTTTGGGCATGCTCCAGGTGTCGTCGGTAGAGACCAAGATAGAGGAGGTATGA
- a CDS encoding transposase yields the protein MNSFIFYDAMVQLGQSGINQTEKPLRLVGYRVDGKEYWIATDRFDLTAEQISQIYKLRWDIEKFFAWWKRHLRGYHLISRSEHGLKIQILAGLITYLLLAIYCHEEHGESVNIKRVRQLRSKILNETREADCGPYVSGLNDNTPPRNLPASP from the coding sequence GTGAACAGCTTCATCTTTTACGATGCCATGGTTCAACTAGGCCAATCGGGCATTAATCAGACCGAGAAACCACTGCGTCTTGTTGGCTATCGAGTTGATGGCAAGGAATATTGGATTGCCACTGACCGATTCGACCTGACAGCTGAGCAAATATCCCAAATATATAAGCTACGCTGGGATATTGAAAAGTTTTTCGCATGGTGGAAACGCCACCTGCGCGGCTACCATTTAATCTCCCGCAGTGAGCATGGCCTCAAGATTCAAATTCTTGCTGGCCTTATCACCTATCTGCTTCTGGCCATTTACTGCCACGAAGAGCACGGAGAATCGGTAAACATTAAAAGGGTACGTCAATTGCGAAGCAAGATCCTCAACGAAACCCGTGAAGCGGATTGTGGCCCATATGTTTCTGGCTTGAACGATAATACTCCGCCAAGAAATTTACCTGCAAGTCCTTAA